A region of Arabidopsis thaliana chromosome 5, partial sequence DNA encodes the following proteins:
- the FRO7 gene encoding ferric reduction oxidase 7 (ferric reduction oxidase 7 (FRO7); CONTAINS InterPro DOMAIN/s: Ferredoxin reductase-type FAD-binding domain (InterPro:IPR017927), Ferric reductase, NAD binding (InterPro:IPR013121), Cytochrome b245, heavy chain (InterPro:IPR000778), FAD-binding 8 (InterPro:IPR013112), Riboflavin synthase-like beta-barrel (InterPro:IPR017938), Ferric reductase-like transmembrane component, N-terminal (InterPro:IPR013130); BEST Arabidopsis thaliana protein match is: ferric reduction oxidase 6 (TAIR:AT5G49730.1); Has 2776 Blast hits to 2646 proteins in 341 species: Archae - 2; Bacteria - 242; Metazoa - 695; Fungi - 1174; Plants - 485; Viruses - 0; Other Eukaryotes - 178 (source: NCBI BLink).) yields the protein MDDHETPLLSKDLSSSSSSSSSSSSVVVSSLKWILKVVMSVIFVTWVVFLMMYPGSLGDQILTNWRAISSNTLFGLTGSMFLIFSGPILVIAILASLYLIISGEETVFTKKKITKFPRFRLWTFPVLVDGPFGVVSAAEFLGIMVFSVFFLWAIYAYTLRNLNVLDYFHVLPNNRSIFLLELTGLRFGMIGLLCMVFLFLPISRGSILLRLIDIPFEHATRYHVWLGHITMTFFSLHGLCYVVGWTIQGQLLELLFEWKATGIAVLPGVISLVAGLLMWVTSLHTVRKNYFELFFYTHQLYIVFVVFLALHVGDYLFSIVAGGIFLFILDRFLRFYQSRRTVDVISAKSLPCGTLELVLSKPPNMRYNALSFIFLQVKELSWLQWHPFSVSSSPLDGNHHVAVLIKVLGGWTAKLRDQLSTLYEAENQDQLISPESYPKITTCVEGPYGHESPYHLAYENLVLVAGGIGITPFFAILSDILHRKRDGKDCLPGKVLVVWAIKNSDELSLLSAIDIPSICHFFSKKLNLEIHIYVTRQSEPCLEDGMVHKVVHPSVKTPWTNGCSMSVLVGTGDNIWSGLYLIISTIGFIAMITLVDIFYINKYNITTWWYKGLLFVVCMVASVLIFGGLVVVFWHRWEHKTGEVEANGNDKVDLNGEETHNPSAAELKGLAIEEDVQNYTTIRYGTRPAFREIFESLNGKWGSVDVGVIVCGPATLQTTVAKEIRSHSIWRSANHPLFHFNSHSFDL from the exons aTGGATGATCATGAAACCCCTCTTTTGTCCAAGgacttatcatcatcatcatcatcatcatcatcatcatcatctgtgGTGGTTTCATCTTTGAAATGGATATTGAAAGTTGTAATGTCTGTGATTTTTGTGACTTGGGTTGTGTTCCTTATGATGTATCCTGGATCACTCGGTGATCAAATCCTCACAAACTGGAGAGCAATCTCCTCCAACACTCTCTTTGGCCTCACAG GAAGCATGTTCTTAATTTTCAGTGGTCCGATTCTTGTCATCGCCATCTTGGCTTCTCTCTATCTGATAATCTCAGGGGAAGAGACGGTTTTCACTAA gaagaagataacgAAATTCCCGAGGTTTAGGCTATGGACATTTCCTGTTCTTGTGGATGGACCATTTGGAGTTGTTTCTGCAGCTGAGTTTCTTGGAATTATggtcttctctgtttttttcctttgggCTATCTATGCTTATACCTTGAGGAATCTCAACGTTCTTGACTACTTCCACGTGCTTCCCAATAACAGAAG TATTTTTCTGTTGGAGTTAACGGGTCTGCGTTTTGGGATGATTGGATTGTTGTGTAtggtgtttttgtttcttccaaTCTCGAGAGGCTCTATTCTTCTCCGGCTTATTGATATCCCTTTCGAGCATGCTACAAGATACCATGTTTGGCTTGGTCATATCACCatgactttcttctctttacatGGCCTCTGTTATGTTGTTGGATGGACCATTCAAGGTCAACTTTTAGAGCTT TTATTTGAATGGAAAGCTACTGGAATCGCTGTTTTACCCGGAGTTATCAGTCTAGTGGCTGGTTTACTCATGTGGGTCACATCGCTTCACACCGTGAGAAAGAATTACTTTGAGCTCTTCTTCTACACACATCAACTATACATTGTCTTTGTCGTCTTCTTGGCACTTCATGTTGGTGACTACTTATTCAGTATAGTTGCTGGAGGAATCTTTCTCTTCATTCTAGACCGCTTCTTGAGGTTCTACCAATCAAGAAGGACTGTTGATGTTATCTCTGCAAAGAGTTTACCTTGTGGAACTCTTGAACTTGTCCTTTCAAAACCACCAA ATATGCGATACAACGCGCTTAGCTTTATCTTTCTTCAAGTGAAGGAACTGTCTTGGTTACAGTGGCATCCTTTCAGTGTTTCATCAAGTCCTCTAGATGGGAACCATCATGTTGCGGTTCTTATAAAAGTTCTTGGTGGATGGACTGCAAAGCTTAGGGATCAATTGTCAACTCTATATGAGGCAGAAAATCAAGACCAGCTTATTTCTCCTGAGTCATATCCCAAAATCACAACTTGTGTGGAGGGACCTTATGGCCATGAATCTCCATACCACTTAGC GTATGAGAACCTGGTATTAGTAGCAGGAGGAATCGGGATTACGCCTTTTTTTGCCATCTTAAGCGATATCCTACACCGTAAAAGAGATGGGAAAGATTGTTTACCTGGTAAGGTTTTAGTTGTATGGGCCATTAAAAACTCAGACGAGCTCTCTCTGCTCTCAGCAATTGACATACCTTCCATTTGCCATTTCTTCTCTAAGAAACTAAACCTTGAGATTCACATATATGTCACTCGACAATCCGAGCCTTGCTTG GAAGATGGGATGGTTCACAAGGTGGTGCATCCTTCTGTCAAAACACCATGGACCAACGGATGTTCCATGTCGGTTTTAGTTGGTACAGGGGATAACATATGGTCTGGACTCTATCTAATTATCTCCACCATTGGGTTTATTGCAATGATCACATTGGTGGACATCTTTTACATAAACAAGTACAACATAACAACATGGTGGTACAAGGGACTtctgtttgttgtttgtatgGTTGCAAGTGTGTTGATTTTTGGAGGTCTTGTGGTTGTTTTCTGGCATCGCTGGGAACACAAAACCGGTGAAGTGGAAGCAAATGGCAACGACAAGGTAGATTTGAATGGAGAAGAAACCCATAATCCATCTGCAGCAGAGCTTAAGGGCTTGGCAATAGAAGAAGATGTCCAGAATTACACCACTATTCGTTATGGCACCAGACCGGCCTTTAGAG AGATATTTGAGTCATTGAATGGGAAATGGGGGAGTGTGGATGTTGGAGTGATAGTATGCGGTCCAGCGACTCTTCAGACGACCGTAGCCAAAGAAATACGGTCACATAGCATCTGGCGATCGGCGAATCATCCTCTTTTCCACTTCAACAGCCACAGTTTCGATCTCTAA
- the FRO7 gene encoding ferric reduction oxidase 7 codes for MDDHETPLLSKDLSSSSSSSSSSSSVVVSSLKWILKVVMSVIFVTWVVFLMMYPGSLGDQILTNWRAISSNTLFGLTGSMFLIFSGPILVIAILASLYLIISGEETVFTKKKITKFPRFRLWTFPVLVDGPFGVVSAAEFLGIMVFSVFFLWAIYAYTLRNLNVLDYFHVLPNNRSIFLLELTGLRFGMIGLLCMVFLFLPISRGSILLRLIDIPFEHATRYHVWLGHITMTFFSLHGLCYVVGWTIQGQLLELLFEWKATGIAVLPGVISLVAGLLMWVTSLHTVRKNYFELFFYTHQLYIVFVVFLALHVGDYLFSIVAGGIFLFILDRFLRFYQSRRTVDVISAKSLPCGTLELVLSKPPNMRYNALSFIFLQVKELSWLQWHPFSVSSSPLDGNHHVAVLIKVLGGWTAKLRDQLSTLYEAENQDQLISPESYPKITTCVEGPYGHESPYHLAYENLVLVAGGIGITPFFAILSDILHRKRDGKDCLPGKVLVVWAIKNSDELSLLSAIDIPSICHFFSKKLNLEIHIYVTRQSEPCLEDGMVHKVVHPSVKTPWTNGCSMSVLVGTGDNIWSGLYLIISTIGFIAMITLVDIFYINKYNITTWWYKGLLFVVCMVASVLIFGGLVVVFWHRWEHKTGEVEANGNDKVDLNGEETHNPSAAELKGLAIEEDVQNYTTIRYGTRPAFRGIHYKISGVKSSYLVFLFIKL; via the exons aTGGATGATCATGAAACCCCTCTTTTGTCCAAGgacttatcatcatcatcatcatcatcatcatcatcatcatctgtgGTGGTTTCATCTTTGAAATGGATATTGAAAGTTGTAATGTCTGTGATTTTTGTGACTTGGGTTGTGTTCCTTATGATGTATCCTGGATCACTCGGTGATCAAATCCTCACAAACTGGAGAGCAATCTCCTCCAACACTCTCTTTGGCCTCACAG GAAGCATGTTCTTAATTTTCAGTGGTCCGATTCTTGTCATCGCCATCTTGGCTTCTCTCTATCTGATAATCTCAGGGGAAGAGACGGTTTTCACTAA gaagaagataacgAAATTCCCGAGGTTTAGGCTATGGACATTTCCTGTTCTTGTGGATGGACCATTTGGAGTTGTTTCTGCAGCTGAGTTTCTTGGAATTATggtcttctctgtttttttcctttgggCTATCTATGCTTATACCTTGAGGAATCTCAACGTTCTTGACTACTTCCACGTGCTTCCCAATAACAGAAG TATTTTTCTGTTGGAGTTAACGGGTCTGCGTTTTGGGATGATTGGATTGTTGTGTAtggtgtttttgtttcttccaaTCTCGAGAGGCTCTATTCTTCTCCGGCTTATTGATATCCCTTTCGAGCATGCTACAAGATACCATGTTTGGCTTGGTCATATCACCatgactttcttctctttacatGGCCTCTGTTATGTTGTTGGATGGACCATTCAAGGTCAACTTTTAGAGCTT TTATTTGAATGGAAAGCTACTGGAATCGCTGTTTTACCCGGAGTTATCAGTCTAGTGGCTGGTTTACTCATGTGGGTCACATCGCTTCACACCGTGAGAAAGAATTACTTTGAGCTCTTCTTCTACACACATCAACTATACATTGTCTTTGTCGTCTTCTTGGCACTTCATGTTGGTGACTACTTATTCAGTATAGTTGCTGGAGGAATCTTTCTCTTCATTCTAGACCGCTTCTTGAGGTTCTACCAATCAAGAAGGACTGTTGATGTTATCTCTGCAAAGAGTTTACCTTGTGGAACTCTTGAACTTGTCCTTTCAAAACCACCAA ATATGCGATACAACGCGCTTAGCTTTATCTTTCTTCAAGTGAAGGAACTGTCTTGGTTACAGTGGCATCCTTTCAGTGTTTCATCAAGTCCTCTAGATGGGAACCATCATGTTGCGGTTCTTATAAAAGTTCTTGGTGGATGGACTGCAAAGCTTAGGGATCAATTGTCAACTCTATATGAGGCAGAAAATCAAGACCAGCTTATTTCTCCTGAGTCATATCCCAAAATCACAACTTGTGTGGAGGGACCTTATGGCCATGAATCTCCATACCACTTAGC GTATGAGAACCTGGTATTAGTAGCAGGAGGAATCGGGATTACGCCTTTTTTTGCCATCTTAAGCGATATCCTACACCGTAAAAGAGATGGGAAAGATTGTTTACCTGGTAAGGTTTTAGTTGTATGGGCCATTAAAAACTCAGACGAGCTCTCTCTGCTCTCAGCAATTGACATACCTTCCATTTGCCATTTCTTCTCTAAGAAACTAAACCTTGAGATTCACATATATGTCACTCGACAATCCGAGCCTTGCTTG GAAGATGGGATGGTTCACAAGGTGGTGCATCCTTCTGTCAAAACACCATGGACCAACGGATGTTCCATGTCGGTTTTAGTTGGTACAGGGGATAACATATGGTCTGGACTCTATCTAATTATCTCCACCATTGGGTTTATTGCAATGATCACATTGGTGGACATCTTTTACATAAACAAGTACAACATAACAACATGGTGGTACAAGGGACTtctgtttgttgtttgtatgGTTGCAAGTGTGTTGATTTTTGGAGGTCTTGTGGTTGTTTTCTGGCATCGCTGGGAACACAAAACCGGTGAAGTGGAAGCAAATGGCAACGACAAGGTAGATTTGAATGGAGAAGAAACCCATAATCCATCTGCAGCAGAGCTTAAGGGCTTGGCAATAGAAGAAGATGTCCAGAATTACACCACTATTCGTTATGGCACCAGACCGGCCTTTAGAGGTATACACTACAAAATTAGCGGTGTCAAGTCCAGTTAtctcgtttttttatttataaaattatag
- the FRO7 gene encoding ferric reduction oxidase 7 — protein MDDHETPLLSKDLSSSSSSSSSSSSVVVSSLKWILKVVMSVIFVTWVVFLMMYPGSLGDQILTNWRAISSNTLFGLTGSMFLIFSGPILVIAILASLYLIISGEETVFTKKKITKFPRFRLWTFPVLVDGPFGVVSAAEFLGIMVFSVFFLWAIYAYTLRNLNVLDYFHVLPNNRSIFLLELTGLRFGMIGLLCMVFLFLPISRGSILLRLIDIPFEHATRYHVWLGHITMTFFSLHGLCYVVGWTIQGQLLELLFEWKATGIAVLPGVISLVAGLLMWVTSLHTVRKNYFELFFYTHQLYIVFVVFLALHVGDYLFSIVAGGIFLFILDRFLRFYQSRRTVDVISAKSLPCGTLELVLSKPPNMRYNALSFIFLQVKELSWLQWHPFSVSSSPLDGNHHVAVLIKVLGGWTAKLRDQLSTLYEAENQDQLISPESYPKITTCVEGPYGHESPYHLAYENLVLVAGGIGITPFFAILSDILHRKRDGKDCLPGKVLVVWAIKNSDELSLLSAIDIPSICHFFSKKLNLEIHIYVTRQSEPCLVSLT, from the exons aTGGATGATCATGAAACCCCTCTTTTGTCCAAGgacttatcatcatcatcatcatcatcatcatcatcatcatctgtgGTGGTTTCATCTTTGAAATGGATATTGAAAGTTGTAATGTCTGTGATTTTTGTGACTTGGGTTGTGTTCCTTATGATGTATCCTGGATCACTCGGTGATCAAATCCTCACAAACTGGAGAGCAATCTCCTCCAACACTCTCTTTGGCCTCACAG GAAGCATGTTCTTAATTTTCAGTGGTCCGATTCTTGTCATCGCCATCTTGGCTTCTCTCTATCTGATAATCTCAGGGGAAGAGACGGTTTTCACTAA gaagaagataacgAAATTCCCGAGGTTTAGGCTATGGACATTTCCTGTTCTTGTGGATGGACCATTTGGAGTTGTTTCTGCAGCTGAGTTTCTTGGAATTATggtcttctctgtttttttcctttgggCTATCTATGCTTATACCTTGAGGAATCTCAACGTTCTTGACTACTTCCACGTGCTTCCCAATAACAGAAG TATTTTTCTGTTGGAGTTAACGGGTCTGCGTTTTGGGATGATTGGATTGTTGTGTAtggtgtttttgtttcttccaaTCTCGAGAGGCTCTATTCTTCTCCGGCTTATTGATATCCCTTTCGAGCATGCTACAAGATACCATGTTTGGCTTGGTCATATCACCatgactttcttctctttacatGGCCTCTGTTATGTTGTTGGATGGACCATTCAAGGTCAACTTTTAGAGCTT TTATTTGAATGGAAAGCTACTGGAATCGCTGTTTTACCCGGAGTTATCAGTCTAGTGGCTGGTTTACTCATGTGGGTCACATCGCTTCACACCGTGAGAAAGAATTACTTTGAGCTCTTCTTCTACACACATCAACTATACATTGTCTTTGTCGTCTTCTTGGCACTTCATGTTGGTGACTACTTATTCAGTATAGTTGCTGGAGGAATCTTTCTCTTCATTCTAGACCGCTTCTTGAGGTTCTACCAATCAAGAAGGACTGTTGATGTTATCTCTGCAAAGAGTTTACCTTGTGGAACTCTTGAACTTGTCCTTTCAAAACCACCAA ATATGCGATACAACGCGCTTAGCTTTATCTTTCTTCAAGTGAAGGAACTGTCTTGGTTACAGTGGCATCCTTTCAGTGTTTCATCAAGTCCTCTAGATGGGAACCATCATGTTGCGGTTCTTATAAAAGTTCTTGGTGGATGGACTGCAAAGCTTAGGGATCAATTGTCAACTCTATATGAGGCAGAAAATCAAGACCAGCTTATTTCTCCTGAGTCATATCCCAAAATCACAACTTGTGTGGAGGGACCTTATGGCCATGAATCTCCATACCACTTAGC GTATGAGAACCTGGTATTAGTAGCAGGAGGAATCGGGATTACGCCTTTTTTTGCCATCTTAAGCGATATCCTACACCGTAAAAGAGATGGGAAAGATTGTTTACCTGGTAAGGTTTTAGTTGTATGGGCCATTAAAAACTCAGACGAGCTCTCTCTGCTCTCAGCAATTGACATACCTTCCATTTGCCATTTCTTCTCTAAGAAACTAAACCTTGAGATTCACATATATGTCACTCGACAATCCGAGCCTTGCTTGGTAAGTCTTACATAA
- a CDS encoding Leucine-rich repeat (LRR) family protein (Leucine-rich repeat (LRR) family protein; INVOLVED IN: signal transduction; LOCATED IN: endomembrane system; CONTAINS InterPro DOMAIN/s: Leucine-rich repeat-containing N-terminal domain, type 2 (InterPro:IPR013210), Leucine-rich repeat (InterPro:IPR001611); BEST Arabidopsis thaliana protein match is: Leucine-rich repeat protein kinase family protein (TAIR:AT5G49760.1); Has 35333 Blast hits to 34131 proteins in 2444 species: Archae - 798; Bacteria - 22429; Metazoa - 974; Fungi - 991; Plants - 531; Viruses - 0; Other Eukaryotes - 9610 (source: NCBI BLink).), producing the protein MICSNSTLCKLSCLHVLKARQFSFIYLTCVHHLLFHRSFFDTIKSKGSEKRFFVDLTMSSRIRTCMLLILFFFQKCYVSALTNVFDASALRGMKNEWTRSPKGWEGSDPCGTNWVGITCTNDRVVSISLVNHNLEGTLSEYILALSELEILDLSFNIGLTGPLPSNIGDLKKLKNLILVGCGLSGQIPDSIGSLEQIINLSLNLNKFSGTIPASIGRLSKLDWFDIAENQIEGELPISNGTSSPGLDMLTQTQHFHFGKNKLSGHIPEKLFNSNMSLIHVLFNNNQFTGKIPESLSLVTTLLVLRLDTNRLSGDIPPSLNNLTSLNQLHLCNNKFTGSLPNLASLTDLDEIDVSNNTLEFSLVPSWIVSLRNLTSIRMEGIQLIGPVPISFFSLIRLQSVNLKRNWINGTLDFGTNYSKQLELVSLRYNNITGYKQAANEHIKVILANNPVCGEVGNKPSFCSAIKHSSSFSTLQTIKDLFKKFIYNVDSVAV; encoded by the exons ATGATTTGTTCAAATTCTACTCTTTGTAAACTTTCTTGTCTACATGTTTTGAAAGCCAGgcagttttcttttatttatttaacttgTGTACACCACTTGCTTTTTCATAGATCATTTTTTGATACAATTAAAAGCAAAGGAAGTGAGAAGAGATTCTTTGTAGATTTGACGATGAGTTCAAGAATTAGAACCTGTATGCTCCtgatcttgtttttcttccaaaaatgttatgtttctGCACTCACTAATGTTTTCGACG CTTCTGCTTTAAGAGGTATGAAGAATGAATGGACCAGGTCTCCGAAAGGTTGGGAAGGCTCTGACCCTTGCGGAACCAATTGGGTTGGAATTACATGTACCAATGACCGCGTCGTGTCAAT ATCACTAGTTAACCACAATTTGGAAGGAACGCTTTCTGAGTATATTTTAGCCTTGTCAGAATTGGAAATCTT AGATTTATCATTCAATATTGGATTGACTGGACCACTTCCATCCAACATTGGTGACCTTAAGAAGTTAAAGAATTT GATCCTTGTGGGATGTGGTCTTAGTGGTCAAATCCCTGATTCTATAGGATCTCTAgaacaaattataaatct CTCtttgaatttaaataaatttagtggAACAATCCCGGCATCCATTGGACGGTTGTCAAAACTAGATTGGTTCGATATAGCTGAGAATCAGATTGAAGGAGAGCTTCCAATATCTAATGGGACTTCTTCACCTGGACTTGACATGCTTACTCAAACTCAGCACTT TCATTTTGGGAAAAATAAGCTTTCGGGCCATATCCCAGAAAAGCTCTTCAACTCAAACATGAGTTTGATACATGT ACTATTCAATAATAACCAATTCACAGGCAAAATCCCAGAAAGCCTCAGCCTCGTTACAACGTTGTTAGTCTT acGCCTTGACACGAATCGATTAAGTGGAGATATTCCTCCAAGTCTTAATAATCTCACAAGTCTCAACCAACT GCACTTGTGCAACAACAAATTTACAGGCAGTCTTCCAAATTTAGCCAGTTTGACCGATCTCGACGAAAT aGATGTGAGCAATAACACTTTGGAATTCTCACTCGTTCCATCATGGATCGTTTCATTACGCAACCTGACATCAAT AAGGATGGAAGGGATCCAACTCATAGGTCCAGTGCCGATTTCCTTCTTCAGTCTTATTCGATTGCAATCTGT TAACCTTAAGCGGAATTGGATAAACGGAACCTTGGACTTTGGTACCAACTATAGCAAACAGTTGGAGTTAGTTAGTTTAAGATACAATAACATAACTGGTTATAAACAAGCAGCTAATGAACACATCAAAGTAAT ATTGGCAAATAATCCAGTGTGTGGGGAGGTAGGGAACAAGCCGAGTTTCTGCTCAGCAATCAAACACAGTTCATCATTTTCTACCCTCCAAACAATCAAAGATCTATTTAAGaagtttatttataatgtGGACTCTGTGGCCGTTTAG